The nucleotide sequence GTATGGTCTGGCCCCGTATGGCCATACGCCGGTGGAGTTCATCGAGCAGGTGGAAGTGCTCAAGGGCCCTAGTGCGCTGTTCAGCGGCATGGCCCCCAGTGGTGGGGTGGGCGGGGTGATCAACCTTGTGCCCAAACGGGCGGCTGATACGCCGCTTACCCGGGTATCCGTTGGTTTTCAGTCGGACTCTCAGTTGGGTGCCATGCTGGATGTGGGGCGTCGCTACGGTGAGGACAATGAATGGGGCGTGCGGGTGAATGCGGCGCTGAGTGACGGTGACACCACGCTCAGCGGCCAGTCCAAGAAGCGCGATTTCCTGTCTGCGGCGCTGGATTATCGTGGCCAGCAGCTGAAAGCTAGCCTCGATACGTATTACAGCAAGGAATCTTTCCGAGGCGGTACGCCGGCCATGTACTGGTTTGCCAGCAGTGCAATTCCTTCTGCACTGGATGCCAGTACCAATCTGTTCCCCAAAGCGCAAGGAACTCTGGAGAGCAAGGCTGCCATCTTGCGTGGTGAATACGCGCTGAATGATGCCGTGTCGCTGTTTGCCGGCCTGGGCAGCATGCGTCACGACTACAACGGCTTCATCAACGGCACCCATGCGCGCAGCATCCAGGCCAATGGCAATTTTACTGGCCGCATGGTGGCACAGCGTGGCTACGACGAGAACGTCTCGGCAGAGGCCGGTATCCGCAGCCGCTTCCAAACCGGCAGCATCGGTCACGAGTTGGTGGTGCATGCCAGCGAGCTGCAGCAGGAAAGCGGCTCTGCGGTCAATATGAGCAGCTTCTCGTCCAACCTGTACAGCCCGGTGACGGCAGTGATGCCGAGCACCCCGGCCTCCGCACCGAAAACCGGCGATGTCACCTTGTCCAGCCTGGCTTTGATGGACACCCTCTCCTTGCTGGATGACCGGCTCAAGCTCACCCTGGGCCTGCGCAGCCAGCGGGTGCAGACCAGTTCATACAATAGCGCGGGCGCAACCACGGCCAGCTATGACAAGTCGGCCTTGTCGCCCGCTGTCGGCGTAGTTGTGAAGCCATGGGGGCCTGTAGTTTCGCTGTATGCCAACTATGTGGAAGGTCTGTCCAAGGGCGATACCGTAACCGATACCGCCGCCACCAACTACAACCAGGTGTTTTCCCCCTACAAGACCGAGCAGAAGGAAATGGGGGTGAAGTGGGATGCCGGCAGTTTCAGCCATACCGCCAGCCTGTTTGAAATCACCAAGCCCACCCTGGTGGCCATCGGCAGCACGGCCAATCCTACTTATGTGGACAGTGGCGAAAAACGGGTGCGCGGGCTGGAGTGGAGTACCAGCGGTGAGCTGACGCGTCTGCTGCGTCTGCTGGGTGGTATCACCTACAGCCAGGGCGTGCAGACCAAGACGGCTTATGGCCAGTACAACGGCAAGCAGGCGGTAGGTGTGCCGCATTGGCAGGGCAATATGGGGGTGGAGTGGGATACGCCCTGGGTGTCGGGCCTGACCCTTAGCAGCCGCGTGATGGCCACCAGCAGTCTGTATCTGGACGCCGCCAATACCCAGCAGATTTCCGGCTGGAGTCAGCTGGATCTGGGGGCGCGCTACACCACCCGTGTGGGCGGCAAGAAAACCGTGTTCCGTGCTGGTGTGGACAATGTGTTCAACCGCCACTACTACTCGGGTAGCTTCAGCGACAGTACGCCGATTGCCACCCTGGGTCAGGCACGCACCTACACCGTGTCAGCCACCACGGATTTCTGAGCGATGGGTAAACTCCGACAGCATCTGCGCCGGAGCGTATGCGGGCTGATGGCCTTCGGGCTGTCAGCCGTATCGGCCGCTGCCGGCTGGCAGGCGCTCACGCCTCAGGCCGGGCAGCAGATCGACCTGCAGTCACGCAGCAACGGCGTATCTTACCGCATCATGGTGTCCCGGCCGGATACGCCAGCCCCAGCTGAGGGTTATCCGGTGCTATATGTACTGGATGGCAATGCTGCCTTTCCGGTTGCGGCCTTTATTGCCCGGGGTATTGCCCGGCGCAGCAGTGAAACCGGCCTGGTGCCGCCGCTGGTTGTGGCGGTGGCTTATCCGCAGCAGGATGATTTCAATTACGACGGTCGGGCCCTGGATTACACCCCTTCACCGCCAGGCAAGCCGCTGGCTGCTGCTTATGGCGGGGCAGAACGTTTCTTCCAGTTTTTGCAAACAGAGCTCAAGCCGCTGATCCGGTCACGTTTTCCGGTGGATCCACGGCGGCAGGGGATTTTCGGCCATTCCTTTGGCGGCTTGTTTGTCAGTTATATCTGCCTGAAATACCCGCAAGCCTTTTCCACCTGCCTGGCATCCAGCCCTTCCTTGTGGTGGGAAAACCAGATGGTGCTCGATCAGCTACCGACAGCAGTACCCGCTGATGGTCAGCCGGCATTCCAGTTGACGGTGGGGGCGTTGGAGGATGAGCTGCCACCAGGAAAACTGTCGGCAGAGCGGCGCGCGGCCTTGCTGTCGCGACCGATGATCGCCCCGGCGCGCAAGCTGGCCCAAGCCTTGAAGGCCTTGTCCGGACAGGCCGGTCGAGTCCGTTTCCAGGTGCTGGAGGGCGAGAATCATGGCTTTGCCTGGCTGCCGGCGCTGGCACGCGGCATGGAGTATTTTGTTCAACAACCCTGATATGGCATGGCTTATGCCGGAAGTCTCGATGATGAATCTTGTATATGGTGTGCTGGCCATCGCGCTGGGCATTACCAGCCTGTTTCTGGCCTCGGCCAACCAGAACTGGTGCTCCCGACCCTTGCCCCGCACAGCGGCGCGGCTGCTTGCCTTGGCGCTATTGCTGGTGGGGCTGCTGTGCTTGTGTGCCGTGTTTCAGTTGCTAAGCGCGGTCTTTGTGCTCATCAGCCTGAGCATGCTGCTGCTGCAGCTCTGCCCTTATCTGGGTGTGCTGCGGCGCAGCGGGAGGGCAGGCTGATGCACCGCTCTCCCATCCGTAAACACTGGCTGGCCAAAACGCTGACCGGGCAGGTGCTGGGCCTGGCGCTGGGGTTTGCCTGTGGTGGACTGTTGTTGCGGCTGCTTGATGAGGTGCCGCTGCCGGTACGCGCCCAGCTTGCCATGTGGCTAGTGGCACCGGTCTGGCTTGGTGTTGCTGGCGGGGTTTATCTGTTTCGCAATGCATGGCGCGCCCTGGTCTGTCTGGGGGGTGCAAACGCACTGGCCTGGCTGTGGCTGGCCTGGCTCAGCCGGAGGGTGCTGGCATGAAAGTCCCCTCGGAAATCATCCGTATCTACAAATCGCTGCATACCTGGGTAGGCATCATTGCCGGTCTGGGCCTGTTCATTGCGTTTTATGCCGGAGCCTTTGCCGTGTTCAAGGAGCCGCTGCGTGCCTGGTTGCAGCCGCCGGCGCAGTTACGCATGGTGGCGCTGGCAGACGCAGGCCGGCTGATGGACGCCGTGCTGAGCAGCAAGCCCGGCGTGGCTGCCGGTTTTACCGTGCATGTAACGGAGCAGGGCGGCATTCCGGCCCGCCTGAGCTGGCAGGAGCGCGATGGTGAAGAAGAGCATGCGGCGGGACGATGGTTCATGGCCGGGCTGGGCGAAGACGGCAGCCTGCAAATCCGCCAGTTGCACGGTGCCGGGCTGCCGGACTTTATCGATACCCTGCACCGGGTAATCGGCCTGCCGGTGGATCATGACTATGCGCGCTGGGTGATGGGGGTGGTTGCCGTCCTGTATGCACTGGCGCTGATTTCCGGTGTGGTGGTGCTGCTGCCTTCGCTGGTGAAGGACTTCTTCCTGCTGCGTACCGGCCGCAACCTCAAGCGCATGTGGCTGGATGCGCACAATATCGTCGGCATTATCAGCCTGCCGTTTCATCTGGTGATGGCCATCACCGCCGTGGTATTTGCCTATCATGACCTGTTCTACGTGATGCAGGACCAACTGTCCGGCAAGCCGCCGCGCCCGGTGCGCAGCATGCAGCATCAAGCCTTGCCCGGCCATCCGCCGGTCAAGCTGCTGAGCCCGCAACAGTTGTTGGCACGCGCGCAGCAAATGGCACCAACCATGCAGGTGGATGCCTTGCAATACCAGGATATTGCGGGTGCGCGCCCGCTGGTGAGAGTGTGGGGACATGACAGCCGGGCGGTGATGCCACGTCCGCGTGGCGGCTTTCTGGTGCTGCAGCCATATACCGGCAAGCTGGTGAGCAAGGAGATGGTGCCAGGCGCGCAATCGCTCTCCAACACCTTCATCAGCAGCTTCTTTGCCCTGCACATGGCATCGTTTGGCGGCGTGTTGCTGCAGTGGCTGTATTTCCTGCTGGCCATGGCTGGTGCCTGGCTGTTTTACAGTGGCAACCTGCTGTGGATAGAGTCGCGCAGGGTAAAGGCCGCACGTGGCGACAGCCGCGTACCGCAACAGCGGCGTGATGTACGCTGCATGGCGGCGCTGTCGGTGGGAATCAGCCTGGGGTGCATGAGTGGTATTTCCCTGTCCTTGGCTGCCAGCAAGCTGCTGAACCATTTTGCCGCCGGGGAGGAATGGTATCTGCCGCTTTACTACGCGGTATTCCTGCTGTCCATTACCTGGGCTTTCCTGCGCGGTGCGGCCTGGGCATCCCGTGATTTGCTGTGGTTCTGCACGCTGGCCACGCTGGCCCTGCCCCTGTCCTCGCTGCTGGTGGCTGTGGCGCAGGGCGGCTATGCCGCCGGGTGGGCCGTCGATGTGACGGCATTACTTGCCAGTGGGCTGCTGGGCTGGCTGGCGGCGTTTGTAGGTCGCCGCCTGTCGGCCGGATCCCCGGACTCTGTGTGGTACATGATGGGCAGGGGGCGTGTCTGAAATTCTGTGTAAAGCAGACATTACGCTCCAGCATGTAGGCTGGCAGCTTTGGCCGAGCAACCGCCGGCCAGGTTGACTTATAGCCAGTTGGTCGGCGCAGGCGCACTTGTTCATGTTTTGTTAACAACGACGGCCACCATGTTGCAAACATGGTGGCTGGGTCAGTTGCTAACGTACTCAATCATGAACAGGGAAGCCCATAGACGGTCACGGATTTGCCGATGGACGCGAGAAAACATTGACGAGATTTCCATCGGGATCACGCAGTAGCAAAGAGCGATTGCCCCATGGCATCGTTGTTGTTGGCATGACAATTGTCGTCCCAATCGATGTCATGCGCTCAAAAACGGTATCTACATCCTCGACTTCAAACTCAAGGATGGCCGATTGATTGGCAGCTGCACTTGCCGCACCTGCATTAAAGCGGGTGATCAACATTTCTGATGAGAGTGCC is from Aquitalea aquatilis and encodes:
- a CDS encoding alpha/beta hydrolase, encoding MGKLRQHLRRSVCGLMAFGLSAVSAAAGWQALTPQAGQQIDLQSRSNGVSYRIMVSRPDTPAPAEGYPVLYVLDGNAAFPVAAFIARGIARRSSETGLVPPLVVAVAYPQQDDFNYDGRALDYTPSPPGKPLAAAYGGAERFFQFLQTELKPLIRSRFPVDPRRQGIFGHSFGGLFVSYICLKYPQAFSTCLASSPSLWWENQMVLDQLPTAVPADGQPAFQLTVGALEDELPPGKLSAERRAALLSRPMIAPARKLAQALKALSGQAGRVRFQVLEGENHGFAWLPALARGMEYFVQQP
- a CDS encoding TonB-dependent receptor, whose translation is MSKAASVGVLGTQAVLDTPFSITSYTAQLIEDQQAKTLADVMQNDPSVRFTTSSGHAYENYRIRGFDVSANDLAINGMYGLAPYGHTPVEFIEQVEVLKGPSALFSGMAPSGGVGGVINLVPKRAADTPLTRVSVGFQSDSQLGAMLDVGRRYGEDNEWGVRVNAALSDGDTTLSGQSKKRDFLSAALDYRGQQLKASLDTYYSKESFRGGTPAMYWFASSAIPSALDASTNLFPKAQGTLESKAAILRGEYALNDAVSLFAGLGSMRHDYNGFINGTHARSIQANGNFTGRMVAQRGYDENVSAEAGIRSRFQTGSIGHELVVHASELQQESGSAVNMSSFSSNLYSPVTAVMPSTPASAPKTGDVTLSSLALMDTLSLLDDRLKLTLGLRSQRVQTSSYNSAGATTASYDKSALSPAVGVVVKPWGPVVSLYANYVEGLSKGDTVTDTAATNYNQVFSPYKTEQKEMGVKWDAGSFSHTASLFEITKPTLVAIGSTANPTYVDSGEKRVRGLEWSTSGELTRLLRLLGGITYSQGVQTKTAYGQYNGKQAVGVPHWQGNMGVEWDTPWVSGLTLSSRVMATSSLYLDAANTQQISGWSQLDLGARYTTRVGGKKTVFRAGVDNVFNRHYYSGSFSDSTPIATLGQARTYTVSATTDF
- a CDS encoding VOC family protein, encoding MKFASVRIVTQELESLIKFYQVLSGIPAHRLAEGFAEIRFEGVVLALSSEMLITRFNAGAASAAANQSAILEFEVEDVDTVFERMTSIGTTIVMPTTTMPWGNRSLLLRDPDGNLVNVFSRPSANP
- a CDS encoding PepSY-associated TM helix domain-containing protein, translating into MKVPSEIIRIYKSLHTWVGIIAGLGLFIAFYAGAFAVFKEPLRAWLQPPAQLRMVALADAGRLMDAVLSSKPGVAAGFTVHVTEQGGIPARLSWQERDGEEEHAAGRWFMAGLGEDGSLQIRQLHGAGLPDFIDTLHRVIGLPVDHDYARWVMGVVAVLYALALISGVVVLLPSLVKDFFLLRTGRNLKRMWLDAHNIVGIISLPFHLVMAITAVVFAYHDLFYVMQDQLSGKPPRPVRSMQHQALPGHPPVKLLSPQQLLARAQQMAPTMQVDALQYQDIAGARPLVRVWGHDSRAVMPRPRGGFLVLQPYTGKLVSKEMVPGAQSLSNTFISSFFALHMASFGGVLLQWLYFLLAMAGAWLFYSGNLLWIESRRVKAARGDSRVPQQRRDVRCMAALSVGISLGCMSGISLSLAASKLLNHFAAGEEWYLPLYYAVFLLSITWAFLRGAAWASRDLLWFCTLATLALPLSSLLVAVAQGGYAAGWAVDVTALLASGLLGWLAAFVGRRLSAGSPDSVWYMMGRGRV